The Clostridium sp. AWRP genome has a window encoding:
- a CDS encoding ISNCY family transposase, with product MNENAKYNIIKKLVESNGNKQRAAVQINCTVRHINRMIKGYKEQGKAFFIHGNRGKKPVHALDNSTKQTIVDLYRTKYEGTNLTHFSELLKEFEGIKVSSNTIRSILLQEFILSPKAKRSSKKALYTKLKDMQKSTKSKKQASVIQSSILAIEDAHPRRPRCAYFGEMLQMDASLHPWFGGEKSQLHIAVDDATGAIVGAYFDVQETLNGYYHVLEQILKTYGIPYMFYTDRRTVFEYKQKKSPSIEEDTFTQFGYACKQLGIEIKTSSIPQAKGRVERMFQTLQSRLPIELRLAGISTIEQANEFLNSYIKKFNARFALPVDNIKSVFETQPDIEKINLILGVLASRKVDNGSCVKYNKGYYLPVDANGHPVYYHKGTCGIVIKAFNNDLYFCANEKVYALELLPDHVPSSKNFDLAKTSKTPKKHYIPPMSHPWKQASFEHYCNKQAHRQKENIA from the coding sequence ATGAATGAGAATGCAAAATATAACATAATCAAGAAATTAGTAGAGAGCAATGGTAACAAGCAAAGAGCTGCTGTACAGATTAACTGTACTGTTAGGCACATTAACAGAATGATTAAAGGGTATAAAGAGCAGGGAAAAGCCTTTTTTATACATGGAAATCGTGGTAAAAAACCTGTCCATGCTTTAGATAATTCTACAAAACAGACTATTGTTGACTTATATCGAACAAAATATGAAGGCACCAATTTAACTCATTTTTCAGAACTCTTAAAAGAATTTGAAGGAATCAAAGTTTCATCAAACACTATACGTTCCATCCTTTTGCAGGAATTCATCCTGTCTCCTAAGGCAAAACGTTCTTCTAAGAAGGCTCTATACACTAAACTTAAAGATATGCAAAAATCTACAAAGTCAAAAAAGCAGGCTAGTGTTATTCAAAGTTCTATTCTTGCTATCGAAGATGCTCATCCTAGGCGTCCGAGATGTGCCTACTTTGGAGAAATGCTTCAGATGGATGCTTCTCTTCATCCTTGGTTTGGTGGAGAAAAAAGTCAGCTTCATATAGCTGTAGATGATGCCACAGGTGCTATTGTAGGTGCTTATTTCGATGTTCAAGAAACGCTAAATGGATATTACCATGTACTTGAGCAAATATTGAAAACCTATGGTATTCCTTATATGTTTTACACCGATAGGCGTACAGTTTTTGAGTATAAACAAAAGAAATCCCCTTCTATCGAAGAGGACACTTTTACCCAATTCGGTTATGCCTGCAAGCAGTTAGGAATTGAGATTAAAACCAGCAGCATTCCACAAGCCAAGGGGCGTGTGGAACGAATGTTTCAAACACTGCAATCACGACTTCCTATCGAATTGCGTTTAGCTGGTATAAGCACGATTGAGCAGGCAAATGAATTTTTAAACTCCTACATAAAAAAATTCAATGCTCGATTTGCTTTACCTGTTGATAATATCAAATCTGTATTCGAAACGCAACCTGATATTGAGAAAATCAATTTAATTCTTGGTGTACTTGCTAGTAGGAAAGTAGACAATGGGAGTTGTGTAAAATACAATAAAGGATATTATCTTCCAGTAGATGCTAATGGTCACCCAGTATATTACCATAAAGGTACCTGCGGTATAGTAATAAAGGCATTTAACAATGATCTATATTTTTGTGCAAACGAAAAAGTTTATGCACTTGAATTGCTTCCAGATCATGTTCCTTCATCAAAAAATTTTGATCTTGCGAAGACCTCAAAAACTCCAAAGAAACACTATATACCGCCGATGAGTCACCCATGGAAGCAGGCTTCATTTGAACATTATTGCAATAAGCAGGCTCATAGACAAAAAGAAAACATAGCTTAA
- a CDS encoding ISNCY family transposase, whose translation MNENAKYNIIKKLVESNGNKQRAAVQINCTVRHINRMIKGYKEQGKAFFIHGNRGKKPVHALDNSTKQTIVDLYRTKYEGTNLTHFSELLKEFEGIKVSSNTIRSILLQEFILSPKANRSSKKALYTKLKDMQKSTKSKKQASVIQSSILAIEDAHPRRPRCAYFGEMLQMDASLHPWFGGEKSQLHIAVDDATGAIVGAYFDVQETLNGYYHVLEQILKTYGIPYMFYTDRRTVFEYKQKKSPSIEEDTFTQFGYACKQLGIEIKTSSIPQAKGRVERMFQTLQSRLPIELRLAGISTIEQANEFLNSYIKKFNARFALPVDNIKSVFETQPDIEKINLILGVLASRKVDNGSCVKYNKGYYLPVDANGHPVYYHKGTCGIVIKAFNNDLYFCANEKVYALELLPDHVPSSKNFDLAKTSKTPKKHYIPPMSHPWKQASFEHYCNKQAHRQKENIA comes from the coding sequence ATGAATGAGAATGCAAAATATAACATAATCAAGAAATTAGTAGAAAGCAATGGTAACAAGCAAAGAGCTGCTGTACAGATTAACTGTACTGTTAGGCACATTAACAGAATGATTAAAGGGTATAAAGAGCAGGGAAAAGCCTTTTTTATACATGGAAATCGTGGTAAAAAACCTGTCCATGCTTTAGATAATTCTACAAAACAGACTATTGTTGACTTATATCGAACAAAATATGAAGGCACCAATTTAACTCATTTTTCAGAACTCTTAAAAGAATTTGAAGGAATCAAAGTTTCATCAAACACTATACGTTCCATCCTTTTGCAGGAATTCATCCTGTCTCCTAAGGCAAACCGTTCTTCTAAGAAGGCTCTATACACTAAACTTAAAGATATGCAAAAATCTACAAAGTCAAAAAAGCAGGCTAGTGTTATTCAAAGTTCTATTCTTGCTATCGAAGATGCTCATCCTAGGCGTCCGAGATGTGCCTACTTTGGAGAAATGCTTCAGATGGATGCTTCTCTTCATCCTTGGTTTGGTGGAGAAAAAAGTCAGCTTCATATAGCTGTAGATGATGCCACAGGTGCTATTGTAGGTGCTTATTTCGATGTTCAAGAAACGCTAAATGGATATTACCATGTACTTGAGCAAATATTGAAAACCTATGGTATTCCTTATATGTTTTACACCGATAGGCGTACAGTTTTTGAGTATAAACAAAAGAAATCCCCTTCTATCGAAGAGGACACTTTTACCCAATTCGGTTATGCCTGCAAGCAGTTAGGAATTGAGATTAAAACCAGCAGCATTCCACAAGCCAAGGGGCGTGTGGAACGAATGTTTCAAACACTGCAATCACGACTTCCTATCGAATTGCGTTTAGCTGGTATAAGCACGATTGAGCAGGCAAATGAATTTTTAAATTCCTACATAAAAAAATTCAATGCTCGATTTGCTTTACCTGTTGATAATATCAAATCTGTATTCGAAACGCAACCTGATATTGAGAAAATCAATTTAATTCTTGGTGTACTTGCTAGTAGGAAAGTAGACAATGGGAGTTGTGTAAAATACAATAAAGGATATTATCTTCCAGTAGATGCTAATGGTCACCCAGTATATTACCATAAAGGTACCTGCGGTATAGTAATAAAGGCATTTAACAATGATCTATATTTTTGTGCAAACGAAAAAGTTTATGCACTTGAATTGCTTCCGGATCATGTTCCTTCATCAAAAAATTTTGATCTTGCGAAGACCTCAAAAACTCCAAAGAAACACTATATACCGCCAATGAGTCACCCATGGAAGCAGGCTTCATTTGAACATTATTGCAATAAGCAGGCTCATAGACAAAAAGAAAACATAGCTTAA
- a CDS encoding ABC transporter substrate-binding protein: MVADKTMQQVLSKSCDIGFCGPEQTIYIYNQKRKDYPVLFAQLTTTDGSFLVGRKAEKNFDWKSVKGKSIIGGRPGGVPEMALEYVLQKNGIQPGKDVNLITNIAYTATGGAFKAKTGDYVALFEPTASMLEKDKTGYVVASVGKSAGVLPYTCYFSTKSYMEKNPQTIQKFTSAIHQGQIWVQKHSDKEVAEAIKSFFPGTDEDILISVVKNYRAINAYATTPVIKQQDLNRLVDIIQNYKPSLIPSRPDFNKIVNNSFAEKAIK, translated from the coding sequence ATGGTAGCAGATAAAACTATGCAGCAGGTACTTAGTAAAAGTTGTGATATTGGATTTTGTGGGCCGGAGCAGACAATATATATATATAACCAGAAAAGAAAGGATTACCCCGTACTGTTTGCACAACTTACAACTACAGATGGTTCTTTTTTAGTTGGTAGAAAAGCCGAAAAAAACTTTGATTGGAAATCTGTAAAAGGTAAAAGTATAATTGGGGGAAGACCTGGCGGAGTTCCCGAAATGGCTCTGGAGTACGTATTGCAGAAAAATGGAATTCAACCTGGAAAAGACGTTAACTTGATAACTAATATTGCTTATACTGCAACAGGAGGAGCTTTTAAAGCGAAAACAGGAGATTATGTTGCACTTTTTGAACCAACAGCTAGTATGCTTGAAAAAGATAAAACTGGATACGTAGTTGCTTCAGTAGGTAAATCTGCTGGTGTACTTCCATATACCTGTTATTTTTCAACTAAATCATATATGGAAAAGAATCCACAGACTATTCAGAAATTTACAAGTGCAATTCATCAAGGACAAATATGGGTTCAAAAACATAGTGATAAAGAAGTGGCTGAAGCTATAAAATCATTTTTCCCTGGAACAGATGAAGATATCTTGATTTCTGTAGTGAAAAATTATAGGGCTATAAATGCTTATGCGACTACTCCAGTTATAAAGCAGCAGGATTTAAACAGACTTGTGGATATAATACAAAACTATAAACCTAGTTTAATACCTTCAAGACCAGACTTTAACAAGATAGTTAATAACTCTTTTGCAGAAAAAGCTATTAAATAA